In one window of Methanosarcina vacuolata Z-761 DNA:
- a CDS encoding TolB family protein, translating to MRIAYRYFSLFLTFVLLTLPAVAEPSSISDYGNFTEESGWSIAQNDSQNDFYSDSNLTYVPTGEVEGYEEETYADSPVENITFLTDSPESELFPVWTVDGNYILYTVHRDGSDNLESYKMKANGSEIERTGIGEGNLTCFSDINPNGTELILTKSNGSQTGLYLVNLKNETVTPVADDPDKSEGWGAWCRLGKKIVYTQKLGDNPSQLWIVNRDGSDKTRLGTSENVGMGKDWCPLGLKIIYSANDSKEEPDLWTIEWHGTNQTQLTNTSYGEWDPSYSPDGKRIVYISDEGGKPEIWLRDTNGSYKIRLTDNIGVIDSNPRWSPDGSKIVFTVHKMQNTLENSTINGSSSVLLNSYNSSMTTNNSTMTNNSTSEDNSTSEGNSTTMDNSVINNYVTVNNSMINISDSMSENSFNNSTISGSDIAVIELEPALNILDSTSGNGLNNSTISG from the coding sequence ATGAGAATCGCATACAGGTACTTTTCTTTATTCTTAACATTCGTACTTCTTACGTTACCTGCAGTAGCAGAACCGAGTTCCATATCCGACTATGGTAATTTTACGGAAGAATCTGGATGGAGTATAGCCCAGAATGATTCACAGAACGATTTTTATTCAGATTCGAACCTAACTTATGTCCCAACCGGAGAAGTCGAAGGTTATGAAGAAGAAACTTATGCTGACAGCCCTGTAGAAAATATTACTTTTCTTACTGACAGCCCCGAATCAGAATTGTTTCCGGTATGGACTGTCGATGGAAATTATATCCTGTATACGGTTCACAGAGACGGATCCGATAATTTGGAATCGTATAAAATGAAAGCAAACGGAAGTGAAATAGAGCGAACAGGCATTGGAGAGGGAAATCTTACTTGCTTTAGTGATATAAATCCCAATGGAACAGAACTGATTTTAACAAAATCAAATGGTTCCCAAACAGGCCTCTACCTTGTGAACCTGAAAAATGAAACCGTAACTCCTGTTGCAGATGACCCTGACAAATCAGAAGGATGGGGCGCATGGTGCCGCCTCGGAAAAAAAATCGTATACACCCAGAAGTTAGGAGATAATCCGTCCCAGCTCTGGATAGTTAATCGGGATGGAAGCGATAAGACCAGGCTCGGTACTTCAGAAAATGTCGGAATGGGGAAAGACTGGTGCCCTCTTGGCCTAAAAATAATATACAGTGCTAATGATTCTAAAGAGGAACCCGACCTATGGACAATAGAATGGCATGGTACAAACCAGACTCAGCTTACCAATACTTCATACGGGGAATGGGACCCCTCTTACAGTCCTGATGGAAAAAGAATAGTATATATATCCGATGAAGGAGGAAAGCCTGAAATCTGGCTTCGTGATACTAACGGAAGCTATAAGATAAGGCTTACAGACAATATCGGAGTAATCGACTCGAACCCCAGATGGAGCCCTGACGGCTCAAAAATAGTTTTTACGGTACATAAGATGCAGAATACTTTGGAAAACTCTACAATAAATGGTTCGAGTTCTGTTTTACTGAATAGTTATAACAGTTCTATGACTACAAATAACTCTACAATGACAAATAATTCTACATCAGAAGATAATTCTACATCAGAAGGTAATTCTACAACAATGGATAACTCAGTAATAAATAATTATGTAACAGTTAATAATTCCATGATAAACATTTCAGATTCTATGTCCGAAAACAGTTTTAATAATTCTACAATTAGTGGCTCAGATATTGCTGTTATAGAACTTGAACCTGCATTAAACATTTTAGACTCTACATCAGGAAATGGTTTAAATAATTCTACAATTAGTGGCTAA